One Lentibacillus cibarius DNA window includes the following coding sequences:
- a CDS encoding pyruvate, water dikinase regulatory protein: protein MDDMPLVYVLSDSVGETAELVIKAGLSQFNNGEYRIQRIPYVEDKKTIDDSLVLALENQALIGFTIVDPELRSYLNEQATAKGLEAIDIMGPMLSSMQEVFGKEPHMEPGLVHKLDEDYFRRVEAIEFAVKYDDGRDPRGIARADIILIGVSRTSKTPLSQYLASKRIKVANVPIVPEVDPPEELFEVDPAKCIGLRISAEKLNDIRKERLKALGLGDQATYANMQRIHQELEYFNKVVNKIGCKVVDVSYKAVEETANTIMRLMK, encoded by the coding sequence ATGGATGACATGCCACTTGTTTACGTTCTGTCGGATTCGGTCGGCGAAACAGCTGAACTCGTAATAAAAGCGGGTTTAAGCCAATTCAATAACGGGGAATATCGTATACAGCGAATACCTTATGTTGAAGATAAAAAAACAATTGATGATTCATTGGTACTCGCACTGGAAAACCAGGCACTCATTGGTTTTACAATTGTCGACCCGGAATTGCGTTCATACCTGAATGAACAGGCAACTGCCAAAGGTCTGGAAGCTATAGATATTATGGGTCCGATGTTGAGCTCAATGCAAGAGGTGTTCGGTAAAGAGCCGCATATGGAGCCGGGACTTGTCCATAAACTGGACGAAGATTACTTCAGACGTGTTGAAGCGATTGAGTTTGCGGTAAAGTACGATGATGGCAGAGACCCTCGTGGGATTGCCCGCGCTGATATTATATTGATAGGAGTATCTCGTACATCCAAGACTCCTTTATCCCAATATCTCGCGAGTAAACGGATCAAGGTTGCTAATGTTCCTATTGTTCCCGAAGTTGATCCGCCCGAGGAGCTGTTTGAAGTTGACCCGGCTAAATGTATTGGCTTAAGAATAAGTGCAGAAAAATTAAACGATATACGAAAAGAAAGACTCAAAGCTTTAGGCCTAGGTGATCAGGCCACATATGCAAACATGCAGCGAATCCATCAGGAACTTGAATATTTCAACAAAGTGGTTAATAAAATAGGATGTAAAGTCGTTGATGTTTCTTATAAGGCAGTAGAAGAGACGGCTAACACGATTATGCGATTAATGAAATAA
- a CDS encoding helix-turn-helix transcriptional regulator → MELSKRQEQIIDIVKENGPITGEHIAERLNLTRATLRPDLSILTMAGFLDARPRVGYFYTGKTGTELLTGKIKKFKVHEYQSVPIVVKEEASVYDAISTMFLEDVGTLFVVDTHSNLTGVLSRKDLLRASIGNQELDAIPVHIIMTRMPNITVCHRDDLMIDAAKKLIDKQIDGLPVIKETDAGNEIVGRITKTTITKVFVELIMDEH, encoded by the coding sequence GTGGAATTATCTAAGAGACAAGAACAAATTATTGATATTGTAAAAGAAAATGGTCCAATTACCGGTGAACATATAGCGGAACGATTGAATTTGACAAGGGCTACATTGCGACCTGATTTGTCCATATTGACCATGGCTGGTTTTCTTGACGCGCGACCGCGTGTGGGGTATTTTTACACCGGCAAAACGGGGACAGAGTTATTAACGGGGAAAATCAAGAAATTTAAAGTCCACGAGTACCAATCTGTCCCAATCGTGGTGAAAGAGGAAGCATCTGTTTATGATGCCATTTCCACTATGTTTCTTGAAGATGTGGGTACATTGTTTGTTGTCGACACACATTCCAATTTGACCGGTGTCCTGTCCCGAAAAGACTTGTTACGGGCAAGTATCGGGAATCAGGAATTGGATGCTATTCCGGTTCATATTATAATGACTAGAATGCCCAACATTACGGTCTGCCACAGAGATGATTTAATGATTGATGCCGCTAAAAAACTGATTGATAAGCAAATTGATGGCTTACCGGTGATCAAAGAAACAGATGCAGGAAATGAGATTGTTGGACGTATTACAAAAACAACGATAACAAAAGTTTTTGTCGAACTGATTATGGATGAGCATTAA
- the glyQ gene encoding glycine--tRNA ligase subunit alpha, whose product MTIQEIILTLQKHWSDQNCILMQAYDVEKGAGTMSPMTLLRSLGPEPWNVAYVEPSRRPADGRYGQNPNRLYQHHQFQVIMKPSPDNIQDLYLESLKALGINPLEHDIRFVEDNWENPTLGAAGLGWEVWLDGMEITQFTYFQQIGGLEASPVSVELTYGIERLASFIQDKENVFELEWTNGVTVNDIFFQPEYEHSTYTFEESDTDMLFQLFAMYEKEAGATMEKGLVFPAYDYVLKCSHTFNLLDAKGVISVTERTGYISRIRNLAKNISKSYVQERERLGFPMLKREAE is encoded by the coding sequence ATGACAATCCAGGAGATCATTTTAACACTGCAAAAACATTGGTCTGACCAAAACTGTATTCTAATGCAGGCCTATGATGTTGAGAAAGGTGCCGGAACCATGTCACCAATGACGCTCTTACGTAGCCTGGGCCCGGAACCGTGGAATGTTGCTTATGTAGAACCTTCAAGGCGACCCGCTGACGGCCGTTACGGACAAAATCCAAATCGACTGTATCAGCATCATCAATTTCAGGTCATTATGAAGCCTTCTCCGGATAATATCCAGGATCTATATCTAGAATCATTGAAGGCTCTAGGCATTAACCCATTGGAACATGATATTCGTTTTGTGGAAGATAATTGGGAAAATCCGACCTTGGGTGCCGCGGGTCTTGGCTGGGAAGTGTGGCTTGATGGTATGGAAATAACCCAGTTTACTTATTTTCAGCAAATAGGTGGGCTGGAGGCAAGCCCTGTGTCTGTTGAGCTAACGTATGGAATCGAGCGACTCGCTTCGTTTATTCAAGATAAAGAAAATGTATTTGAATTGGAATGGACAAACGGTGTCACGGTGAACGACATATTTTTTCAGCCCGAATATGAACATTCTACCTATACATTTGAAGAATCTGATACAGATATGCTGTTTCAATTGTTTGCTATGTATGAAAAGGAAGCTGGGGCTACTATGGAGAAAGGACTCGTTTTCCCTGCATACGATTATGTTTTGAAATGTTCTCATACGTTCAATTTGCTTGATGCCAAAGGTGTTATTTCCGTAACAGAACGGACCGGGTATATTTCCAGAATCCGTAATCTGGCTAAAAACATTTCTAAATCTTATGTGCAGGAGCGGGAACGACTAGGATTTCCTATGCTGAAAAGGGAGGCAGAGTAA
- the recO gene encoding DNA repair protein RecO, translating to MLEKMEGIVIKTQNYGESHKIVTLFSDKLGKIAAIARGAKKPKSRMAAVTQPFIIGEFFIYVNSGLSTIQQGDVIDANRQIREDILKTAYASYVAELTDKLTDSQTPDPQLYKQLNETLNWMAEKEDAAIPIMMYELKIFIRGGFSPVLDKCVHCGNKAGPFVFSIAEGGFLCPQCKHFDREAISLSDKLAQLLWIFAEVELERIGTISVKEENRKLLRQIIDAYYDAYGGYYLKSKRFLRQLDKLL from the coding sequence TTGCTTGAAAAAATGGAAGGTATTGTCATAAAAACACAGAATTATGGAGAATCACATAAAATTGTCACGCTATTCAGCGATAAGCTTGGAAAAATCGCTGCTATTGCCAGGGGGGCAAAAAAGCCAAAAAGCAGAATGGCTGCCGTAACGCAGCCATTCATCATTGGTGAATTCTTTATATATGTCAACTCGGGCTTGAGCACGATACAGCAAGGCGATGTCATAGACGCCAACAGACAAATCAGGGAAGATATTCTAAAAACGGCGTACGCTTCCTACGTTGCTGAACTGACCGATAAATTGACCGACTCACAAACTCCCGATCCGCAACTCTATAAACAGTTAAACGAGACATTGAACTGGATGGCAGAAAAAGAAGATGCTGCTATTCCCATTATGATGTATGAACTAAAGATATTTATTAGGGGAGGATTTAGTCCTGTTCTAGACAAATGTGTTCATTGCGGAAACAAAGCGGGTCCATTTGTATTTTCTATAGCAGAAGGAGGGTTCCTTTGTCCACAATGTAAACATTTCGATCGAGAGGCAATTAGCCTGTCAGACAAACTGGCCCAATTGCTGTGGATTTTTGCTGAGGTGGAACTGGAGCGAATTGGGACCATTTCGGTGAAGGAAGAAAACAGGAAACTGCTCCGCCAGATTATTGACGCTTATTATGATGCTTATGGAGGTTATTATCTAAAATCTAAACGATTCCTTCGTCAACTTGATAAGCTACTGTAG
- a CDS encoding YqzL family protein, with the protein MIDFTWKLFSQTGSIETYLLLKELEKNESNVVKADQHGEPETSSANPEC; encoded by the coding sequence GTGATCGACTTTACTTGGAAATTATTCAGTCAAACAGGAAGCATTGAAACCTACTTATTACTGAAAGAACTTGAAAAAAATGAATCAAATGTTGTTAAGGCCGATCAGCATGGAGAACCAGAAACGTCATCAGCCAACCCTGAATGTTAA
- the era gene encoding GTPase Era has protein sequence MNDNFKSGFITIIGRPNTGKSTFLNHVIGQKIAIMSDKRQTTRNRIQGVLTSTDSQLVFIDTPGIHKPKHRLGDFMVKSAQDTLNEVDAVLFMVNANEGYGKGDQYILDLLQQVNRPVFLVINKIDLVHPDELLPLIDQYRNKYDFEAVFPISALNGNNVSSLIKELKSYIPEGPQYYPDDYVTDHPERFIISELIREKVLQLTREEVPHSIAVIIENLEERESGSIFIQASIVTERKTQKGIIIGKQGAMLKNIGQKARSDIEALLGSKVYLDLWVKVQKDWRNKQSQLQEFGYRSDEY, from the coding sequence ATGAATGACAATTTTAAATCGGGATTTATAACAATTATTGGCAGACCCAACACAGGAAAGTCGACATTCTTGAATCATGTTATTGGTCAAAAAATTGCAATTATGAGTGATAAACGACAAACAACACGGAATCGGATTCAAGGGGTGCTGACCAGTACGGATTCGCAGCTCGTATTCATCGACACACCGGGAATTCATAAGCCTAAACACCGCTTAGGAGACTTTATGGTGAAATCAGCTCAGGATACGCTCAATGAAGTTGATGCGGTGCTTTTCATGGTTAATGCTAATGAAGGATATGGAAAAGGGGACCAATATATATTGGATCTCCTGCAGCAAGTCAATCGTCCGGTCTTTCTAGTCATCAATAAAATTGATCTCGTTCATCCGGATGAATTGCTCCCGCTAATAGATCAATATAGAAATAAATATGACTTTGAGGCAGTTTTTCCAATTTCGGCATTAAACGGCAATAATGTTAGCAGTTTGATCAAAGAATTAAAAAGTTATATACCGGAAGGACCACAATACTATCCGGATGATTATGTAACCGACCATCCGGAACGTTTTATCATAAGCGAATTAATCCGGGAAAAAGTATTGCAACTGACAAGAGAAGAGGTACCACATTCCATCGCGGTTATTATTGAAAATCTTGAAGAAAGAGAATCCGGTTCCATCTTTATTCAGGCATCAATTGTGACTGAGCGCAAGACACAAAAAGGAATCATCATTGGTAAACAAGGAGCTATGCTAAAAAACATTGGCCAAAAAGCACGGTCCGATATAGAGGCACTGCTCGGGTCAAAAGTGTATCTTGATCTCTGGGTCAAAGTCCAAAAAGACTGGCGCAACAAACAGTCACAGCTCCAAGAATTCGGGTATCGTAGCGATGAATATTAG